The following are encoded in a window of Streptococcus pasteurianus genomic DNA:
- a CDS encoding YdbC family protein translates to MSEFKFEIVEHLLTLSESDKGWTKELNRVSFNGAEPKFDIRSWSPDHSKMGKGVTLTNDEFKIILDAFRG, encoded by the coding sequence ATGTCAGAATTTAAATTTGAAATTGTCGAACACTTACTTACCCTATCTGAAAGCGATAAAGGTTGGACAAAAGAATTGAACCGTGTTAGTTTTAACGGAGCAGAGCCAAAATTTGATATTCGTTCATGGAGCCCAGACCACAGCAAAATGGGTAAAGGTGTGACACTCACAAATGATGAATTTAAAATCATCTTGGACGCTTTCCGCGGCTAA
- a CDS encoding peptidase U32 family protein: MSEKTLKRPEVLAPAGTLEKLKVAVDYGADAVFVGGQAYGLRSRAGNFTMEELQEGINYAHAHGAKVHVAANMVTHEGNETGAGEWFRELRDLGLDAIIVSDPALMVICLTEAPGLEVHVSTQASTTNYEAFAFWEEIGVSRVVLAREVGIAEIEEIRKHTSLEIEAFVHGAMCISYSGRCVLSNHMSHRDANRGGCSQSCRWKYDLYDMPFGQERKSLEGEIPEPFSMSSVDMCMIEHLPDLIENGVDSFKIEGRMKSIHYVSTVTNCYRAAVDAYLESPAKFEAIKGELLDELWKVAQRELATGFYYQTPTENEQLFGARRKIPQYKFVGEVVAFDEETMTATIRQRNVILEGDAVEFYGPGFRHFETYIKDLHDADGNKIDRAPNPMELLTITVPQAVQAGDMIRARKEGLVNLYKSDGSSKTVRA, translated from the coding sequence ATGTCAGAAAAAACTTTAAAACGTCCAGAGGTTTTAGCACCTGCTGGTACTCTTGAGAAATTAAAAGTCGCTGTTGATTATGGAGCTGATGCAGTCTTTGTCGGTGGACAAGCTTACGGTCTTCGTAGCCGTGCTGGTAACTTCACGATGGAAGAATTGCAAGAAGGAATTAATTATGCCCATGCGCATGGTGCTAAGGTCCACGTCGCAGCAAATATGGTTACCCACGAAGGAAACGAAACTGGTGCAGGAGAGTGGTTCCGTGAACTTCGTGATCTGGGCTTGGATGCCATTATCGTATCTGACCCAGCACTTATGGTAATTTGTTTAACAGAAGCACCAGGTTTAGAAGTCCATGTGTCAACACAAGCTTCGACAACCAACTATGAAGCCTTTGCTTTCTGGGAAGAAATCGGTGTGTCTCGTGTTGTTTTGGCGCGTGAAGTCGGAATTGCTGAAATTGAAGAAATTCGTAAACACACCTCACTTGAAATTGAAGCTTTCGTTCACGGCGCAATGTGTATCAGTTATTCAGGGCGTTGTGTCCTTTCTAATCATATGAGTCACCGTGATGCTAACCGTGGCGGTTGTTCACAATCTTGTCGTTGGAAATATGACCTTTACGATATGCCGTTTGGTCAAGAACGTAAAAGTCTTGAAGGTGAAATTCCAGAGCCCTTTTCTATGTCATCAGTTGATATGTGTATGATTGAACACTTGCCTGATTTGATTGAAAATGGTGTCGATAGCTTTAAGATTGAAGGTCGTATGAAATCAATTCACTACGTATCAACGGTCACAAACTGCTACCGTGCAGCCGTCGATGCTTACCTAGAAAGCCCAGCAAAATTCGAAGCTATCAAAGGTGAATTACTTGATGAGCTTTGGAAAGTTGCCCAACGTGAATTAGCAACTGGTTTCTACTATCAAACACCAACAGAAAACGAACAACTCTTTGGCGCTCGTCGTAAAATACCACAATATAAATTTGTCGGTGAAGTTGTTGCCTTTGATGAAGAAACAATGACAGCAACAATCCGTCAACGTAACGTTATTCTCGAAGGAGATGCTGTCGAATTCTATGGACCAGGATTCCGTCATTTTGAAACTTACATCAAAGATTTGCATGATGCTGATGGCAATAAAATTGATCGTGCTCCAAATCCAATGGAATTATTGACAATCACTGTCCCTCAAGCCGTTCAAGCAGGAGATATGATTCGTGCTCGTAAAGAAGGACTTGTGAACCTTTATAAAAGCGACGGTTCTAGCAAAACTGTTAGAGCATAA
- a CDS encoding peptidase U32 family protein: MEKIIITATAESIEQVKELLDAGVDRIYVGEENYGLRLPHNFTYDELSEIAKLVHDAGKELSIACNALLHQDMINAVRPYLDFLKDIKADYLVAGDAGVFHINKNEGYDFKMIYDVSVFVTSSRQVNFWGDHGASEVVLAREIPSVELFKMSENLRYPAEVLVYGATVIHHSKRPLLQNYYNFTHIDDEKTRERGLFLAEPSNKDSHYSIFEDKHGTHIFDTDDLDMMPKLTELTDHNFTHWKLDGIYCPGHDFVEIVKCFVKAKELIEAAEFTQDQAFLLDEEIRKLHPKGRTLGTGFYEFDPEEVK, translated from the coding sequence ATGGAAAAAATAATTATTACTGCGACAGCTGAATCTATTGAGCAGGTCAAAGAGCTTTTAGATGCCGGCGTTGATCGTATTTATGTGGGTGAGGAAAACTATGGTTTACGTTTGCCTCATAATTTTACTTATGATGAACTTTCTGAAATCGCTAAGCTAGTTCATGATGCTGGAAAAGAACTAAGTATTGCTTGTAATGCGTTGTTGCACCAAGATATGATTAATGCAGTTCGCCCGTATCTTGATTTTTTGAAAGACATTAAAGCCGATTATTTAGTAGCAGGAGATGCAGGTGTTTTTCACATCAATAAAAATGAAGGCTACGATTTCAAGATGATTTATGATGTTTCTGTTTTTGTAACATCAAGTCGTCAAGTGAATTTCTGGGGAGACCATGGCGCTAGTGAAGTCGTTCTTGCTCGTGAAATCCCGTCGGTCGAATTGTTCAAAATGTCAGAAAATCTTCGCTACCCAGCTGAAGTGCTTGTTTACGGAGCTACTGTCATTCATCATTCAAAACGTCCATTATTGCAAAATTATTACAATTTTACGCACATTGATGATGAAAAAACACGTGAACGTGGTCTTTTCCTTGCTGAACCAAGCAATAAAGACTCTCATTACTCAATTTTTGAGGATAAACATGGCACACATATTTTTGATACTGATGATCTTGATATGATGCCAAAATTGACAGAGTTAACTGACCATAATTTCACTCATTGGAAATTGGACGGTATTTATTGTCCAGGACATGATTTTGTTGAGATTGTTAAATGCTTTGTCAAAGCTAAAGAATTGATTGAAGCAGCTGAATTTACACAAGACCAAGCTTTCTTATTGGATGAAGAAATTCGTAAATTACATCCAAAAGGTCGCACACTTGGAACTGGATTCTATGAATTTGACCCAGAGGAAGTGAAGTAA
- a CDS encoding DUF3270 domain-containing protein, whose translation MPTPLKQHKEFEERHYQEDNAPKFQEFQEIDHRNAKLKELMFFARIALFGISTVVISFFLLVLNLAPIWAFLFASLISLAITSAVSSIIWSLRH comes from the coding sequence ATGCCAACACCATTAAAGCAACACAAAGAGTTTGAAGAACGGCATTATCAAGAAGATAATGCACCAAAATTTCAAGAATTTCAAGAAATTGACCACAGAAATGCTAAATTAAAAGAGTTAATGTTTTTTGCTCGTATTGCATTATTTGGAATTTCGACTGTCGTCATTTCATTCTTTTTGCTGGTCTTGAATCTAGCTCCAATCTGGGCTTTCTTATTTGCCTCTCTTATTAGCCTAGCTATTACGTCAGCTGTTTCAAGTATTATTTGGTCTTTAAGACATTGA
- a CDS encoding YtxH domain-containing protein, giving the protein MSKLLKNVIIGVASGAAAAYFLSTEKGKEFQKKAAKAYEAYKENPAEYHQKAKDKATEYTDLAVDTFNDYRQKFESGELTTDEFLDTVKEKGKAAADFASEKVSGFTSKVSEAVNEAEEIKEETKAEVDDIIIDYTQDEEAPAIKMPETTTEEADEE; this is encoded by the coding sequence ATGAGTAAACTATTGAAAAACGTAATTATTGGTGTTGCCTCTGGTGCAGCCGCAGCTTATTTCCTATCTACTGAAAAAGGTAAGGAATTCCAAAAGAAAGCTGCTAAAGCTTATGAGGCCTATAAAGAAAATCCTGCTGAGTATCATCAGAAAGCAAAAGATAAAGCAACAGAATATACAGATTTAGCTGTTGATACTTTTAACGATTACCGCCAAAAATTTGAATCTGGTGAATTAACAACCGATGAATTTTTGGATACTGTAAAAGAAAAAGGGAAAGCCGCAGCCGACTTTGCTTCTGAAAAAGTCTCAGGATTCACTTCTAAAGTATCTGAAGCGGTTAACGAAGCAGAAGAAATTAAAGAAGAGACAAAAGCAGAAGTTGATGACATTATCATTGACTACACACAAGACGAAGAAGCACCAGCAATTAAAATGCCTGAGACTACTACCGAAGAAGCTGATGAAGAATAA
- a CDS encoding DUF948 domain-containing protein, which translates to MFEVALLIIAIAFAVLVGVFIPLGVKLYKTVDVVNETIDETKQTIKVLTSDVNVTLHQTNEILAKANVLVEDVNGKVATIDPLFVAVAELSETVSDLNTQARNITQKATQASSNVSKAGAAFAVGKVASKIFRKKGEEA; encoded by the coding sequence ATGTTTGAAGTAGCACTATTAATTATTGCCATTGCTTTTGCTGTTTTGGTTGGCGTTTTTATACCACTGGGTGTTAAACTATATAAAACAGTTGATGTTGTAAATGAGACAATTGATGAAACAAAGCAGACCATAAAAGTGTTGACCAGTGATGTTAACGTCACTCTTCATCAGACCAATGAAATCCTGGCTAAAGCTAATGTTTTAGTTGAGGATGTTAATGGTAAGGTGGCAACAATTGATCCACTTTTTGTGGCAGTTGCAGAGTTGTCTGAGACTGTTTCGGACTTGAATACACAAGCTCGTAACATCACTCAAAAAGCTACTCAAGCCTCATCAAATGTTAGCAAAGCTGGTGCAGCATTTGCTGTTGGCAAAGTTGCCTCAAAAATATTTCGTAAAAAAGGAGAAGAAGCATGA
- the lgt gene encoding prolipoprotein diacylglyceryl transferase encodes MIDPVAIQLVSISIRWYAIFIVSGLLLAVYLAMKEVPRRKIIPDDILDFILIAFPLAIIGARVYYVIFDWSYYANQPLSEIVAIWNGGLAIYGGLITGAIVLFVFSYYRAINPLDFLDIAAPGVMIAQAIGRWGNFINQEAYGKIVDNLNYLPDFIKNQMYIDGSYRVPTFLYESLWNLLGFVIVMSLRHRARFFKRGEIAFFYLIWYGCGRFVIEGMRTDSLMLLGIRVSQWLSALLVLIGVVLVIWRRKQKDVPYYQE; translated from the coding sequence ATGATTGATCCAGTTGCTATCCAGTTAGTTTCTATTAGCATTCGTTGGTATGCGATTTTCATTGTTTCGGGATTACTTCTTGCTGTTTATTTAGCAATGAAAGAAGTACCGCGTCGGAAGATAATTCCTGATGATATTTTAGATTTTATTTTAATTGCATTTCCGCTTGCGATTATTGGTGCTCGTGTTTATTATGTCATTTTTGATTGGTCTTATTATGCTAATCAGCCATTGAGCGAAATAGTTGCCATTTGGAACGGTGGCCTTGCTATTTACGGTGGCTTGATTACAGGAGCAATCGTATTATTTGTTTTTTCTTATTACCGAGCAATCAATCCACTCGATTTTTTGGACATTGCAGCACCTGGTGTCATGATTGCGCAAGCTATTGGACGATGGGGAAATTTCATAAATCAAGAAGCTTATGGTAAAATAGTAGATAATCTGAATTACCTACCAGATTTTATCAAGAACCAGATGTATATTGATGGTTCGTATCGTGTTCCGACATTTTTATATGAATCATTGTGGAATTTATTAGGATTTGTGATTGTCATGAGCCTGAGACACCGAGCACGTTTCTTCAAACGAGGCGAAATTGCCTTCTTTTACCTTATTTGGTATGGCTGTGGACGCTTTGTTATCGAAGGAATGCGGACAGATAGTCTAATGTTACTCGGAATTCGAGTATCACAATGGCTTTCTGCTCTACTCGTTTTGATTGGTGTGGTCTTGGTTATCTGGAGAAGAAAACAGAAAGATGTTCCGTATTATCAGGAATAA
- the hprK gene encoding HPr(Ser) kinase/phosphatase, which yields MSVTVKMLVDKVKLDVIYGDDNLLAKEITTSDISRPGLEMTGYFDYYSPERLQLLGMKEWSYLTKMSSHNRHQVLAEMIKPETPAIIVARNLAIPDEMLAAAKEKGIAVLQSHVPTSRLSGEMSWYLDSCLAERTSVHGVLMDIYGMGVLIQGDSGIGKSETGLELVKRGHRLVADDRVDVFAKDEETLWGEPAEILRHLLEIRGVGIIDVMSLYGASAVKDSSQVQLAIYLENFESDKIFDRLGNSNEEIELSGVKIPRVRIPVKTGRNVSVVIEAAAMNYRAKQMGFDATKTFEDRLTQLISQNEEN from the coding sequence ATGTCGGTTACTGTAAAAATGTTGGTGGACAAGGTCAAGCTAGATGTTATATATGGTGATGATAACTTATTAGCTAAAGAAATTACAACATCAGATATTTCACGGCCTGGGCTTGAGATGACAGGGTATTTTGATTATTATTCGCCAGAACGTCTGCAATTGTTAGGGATGAAAGAGTGGTCTTATCTTACTAAGATGTCATCGCATAATCGTCATCAAGTCTTGGCAGAAATGATTAAGCCAGAGACACCTGCTATTATTGTGGCGCGTAATCTAGCCATCCCAGATGAAATGTTGGCAGCCGCTAAAGAAAAAGGTATTGCTGTTTTACAAAGTCATGTGCCAACAAGTCGTTTATCTGGTGAGATGTCATGGTATCTGGATTCTTGCCTTGCCGAACGTACTAGTGTTCATGGTGTTCTTATGGACATTTACGGTATGGGAGTTTTAATTCAAGGTGATTCAGGAATTGGTAAAAGTGAAACAGGTCTTGAGTTAGTCAAACGTGGTCACCGTTTGGTAGCTGACGACCGTGTCGATGTATTTGCCAAAGACGAAGAAACACTTTGGGGTGAACCCGCAGAAATTCTCCGCCATTTGCTTGAAATTCGAGGTGTTGGTATCATTGACGTGATGAGCTTGTATGGTGCTAGCGCTGTTAAAGACTCATCACAAGTTCAATTGGCAATATACTTAGAGAATTTTGAATCCGATAAAATCTTTGACCGTTTAGGAAATAGCAACGAAGAAATCGAGTTATCTGGTGTAAAAATTCCACGTGTGCGTATCCCAGTAAAAACCGGACGTAACGTGTCAGTCGTTATTGAAGCAGCAGCCATGAACTACCGTGCTAAACAAATGGGATTTGATGCAACTAAGACATTTGAGGACCGCCTCACTCAGCTTATTAGTCAAAACGAGGAGAACTAA